A genomic segment from Tachysurus fulvidraco isolate hzauxx_2018 chromosome 21, HZAU_PFXX_2.0, whole genome shotgun sequence encodes:
- the LOC125139810 gene encoding glutamine synthetase-like — protein FLPVSIQWEFQVGPCEGIVAGDHLWMARFLLHRVCEDFGVIASLDPKPIPGNWNGAGCHTNFSTVATRAEGGLEHIEKIIEKLRARHVQYIRVSDPHGGQDNQRRLTGLNRTSNIQEFSAAVDSHDVSIRIPLQVSQDKRGYLEDRRPAANCDPYAVTGAIAQTCLMEDEEEDLLSDLDINDLE, from the exons TTTTTGCCTGTCTCCATACAGTGGGAATTCCAGGTGGGTCCATGTGAAGGAATTGTAGCAGGAGATCACTTGTGGATGGCACGCTTCCTATTgcacagagtgtgtgaggacTTTGGTGTAATCGCCTCTCTGGACCCCAAACCCATCCCAGGGAACTGGAATGGAGCTGGCTGCCACACTAACTTCAGCACTGTGGCCACTAGAGCAGAAGGAGGGCTGGA ACATATCGAGAAGATTATAGAAAAATTACGCGCACGTCATGTCCAGTACATCCGAGTCTCAGATCCTCATGGTGGGCAGGACAACCAGAGGAGACTTACTGGCTTAAACAGAACCTCCAACATCCAGGAGTTTTCAGCTGCTGTGGATAGTCATGATGTCAGCATCCGCATTCCACTGCAAGTTAGCCAGGACAAGCGTGGATACCTGGAGGATCGCCGGCCTGCCGCCAACTGTGACCCATATGCTGTGACCGGTGCTATTGCTCAGACCTGCCTaatggaggatgaggaggaagatcTCCTGAGTGACCTGGATATTAATGATTTGGAGTAA
- the LOC125139889 gene encoding uncharacterized protein LOC125139889 — protein MPLARLRNLTLGSPRTSWKCFAAGLTETVPERKIDSGSAGNFISQACLDCLRLPRERGSQDLEVQTIQRRPLGKGWVKYCTPVVTLQVGLFHREEIWFLVLECSTVRALSLPASDAGPGGYDWRHPGGGGYDYKSGEHPRGVPGLRSYVFSDQDATCPPHHRPWDCCIDLLHGAKLPKGRVYPLSTPEHRAIEEYVQQALRQGLITHLSSPAASSFFFVGKKDAQIAPLPYPLPLVPAALEDLQHARVFTKLDLRSAYNLIRIRKGDEWKTAFITPSGHYEYRVMLCGISITPAVFQGYEVLRPYHQNREEHLKHVRAVL, from the exons ATGCCGCTAGCCCGGCTGCGCAATCTTACGCTGGGTTCACCGCGCACTTCCTGGAAGTGTTTTGCAGCTGGGCTCACAGAGACTGTCccggagagaaaga TTGACTCTGGCTCGGCGGGGAACTTCATCTCCCAGGCCTGCCTCGACTGCTTACGCCTCCCCCGAGAGAGGGGCTCCCAAGACTTAGAGGTACAAACCATCCAGCGGCGCCCTCTGGGAAAGGGGTGGGTGAAGTACTGCACACCAGTAGTGACGCTCCAAGTGGGGCTATTCCATCGAGAGGAGATCTGGTTCCTGGTCCTGGAGTGTTCCACTGTCA GAGCACTGTCTCTCCCAGCTTCCGACGCGGGTCCAGGGGGCTATGATTGGCGCCACCCGGGTGGAGGAGGCTACGACTACAAATCAGGCGAACATCCCCGAGGTGTACCGGGACTTCGTTCCTACGTGTTCAGTGACCAGGATGCCACCTGTCCCCCCCATCATCGACCCTGGGACTGCTGCATTGACCTGCTCCACGGTGCTAAGCTACCCAAGGGCCGTGTGTACCCGCTGTCCACTCCTGAACACCGAGCAATCGAGGAATATGTCCAGCAGGCTCTCCGTCAGGGGTTAATCACGCACTTGTCCTCCCCAGCAGCATCCAGCTTTTTCTTCGTGGGAAAGAAGGATGCCCAAATTGCTCCTCTTCCGTACCCCCTCCCACTCGTGCCTGCTGCTCTGGAGGACCTGCAGCATGCAAGGGTTTTCACCAAGCTCGATCTCCGGAGCGCGTACAACCTAATACGCATAAGGAAGGGAGACGAGTGGAAGACTGCCTTCATCACACCCTCGGGGCACTATGAATACCGGGTCATGCTGTGTGGCATATCCATCACTCCAGCTGTCTTCCAGGGGTACGAGGTACTTCGGCCCTATCATCAGAATCGGGAGGAACACCTGAAACACGTGCGTGCCGTCCTGTAG